The genomic DNA GTGCCGGTCCGGCGTGCAGTTCCAGGCGGGGGTCGAGGAACCCGTCCATGGCCACGGTCCGGGGCCGGCCGAACTTCGGCCACAGGTCCGCCACCATGGCGGCCAGTTCGGCAGCGGCAGCGGCAGCGGCAGCCGGACCGTCACCGGCGGCCGAGGTCGGGTCGAAGGCCCCGAGGCAGGTCAGGCGGAATCCAGTGTCGTCTGCCGTCGACGGCTCGACCAGCAGGTTCTCGATCGCAGCGAATCGTGCGGCGGTGGTCTCCATCCCCAGGAGTCAACCGCATCGCACGGACAGCGCCTTCGCGACCACCACCGATCAGCGGGCCGTACCGGCCGGGGTGTCGGCGGGCGTGGTTACGATGCGGCGCATGGGCTACACCACGACCTTCACCGGGCGGATCGCCGTCGAACCGCCGCTCGGCAAGCGGGAGATCGCCTACCTGCGGAAGTTCGCCGGCAGCCGGCGGATGGACCGGGACGCGGGGCCGTACTTCGTGGACGGCACCGGTCCTTTCGGGCAGGGCCGGGACGCGGACATCCGGGAGTACGACAAGCCGCCGGCGGGGCAGCCCGGGCTGTGGTGCATGTGGGTGCCGACGGCGGACGGCGCGGCGCTGGAGTGGAACGGGCACGAGAAGTTCTACGACGCACCGGAGTGGATGGCGTACCTGATCGACCACTTCCTGAAGCCGGGCGCCCACGCCCGGGGCCGGCCGGGGTTCGAGGGGTTCACGTTCGACCACGTGCTCGACGGCGTGGTCGACGCACGGGGCGAGGAGGGTTGGGACAGGTGGCAGCTGACGGTGCGTGACAACGAGGTGTCCGCGTCGGAGCCGGTGGAGACCGAGTCGGTGTGGGTCTGCGAGAACTGCCGCACGGTGCTCCCCGAGGAGGATTCCGTCTGCTGCCCGGGGTACGAGCCGGTGCCGGCGTACGTCGAGTAGGTTGTCACGGATGAGCGATGAGCTGGTCTTCGACCCGTCGGGTTTCACCGTGGAGCGGTCGTTCCGGGTCTGGCACTACACCGTCAGCCACATGACGCTGATGCTGCGCAGTGCGGCCTGGCAGGAGGGCGAGGAGACGATCGACGTCTGGTTCGACGGGGTCGCGGCGATGAGCCTGCACCAGCGGTTCGAGCCGCTGACCGTCCGGGCGGCGGATCCGGCCGAGCGCGAGCGTCTGCTCGCGCACGCCGCGCGCAACATCTACGACCCGGTCCGCAGGCCGCCGCTGCTCCTGGTCCTGGCCTCCGCCGACCAGCCGGACGGCTTCGTCGTCTGCGCGCACGCGAGCGTCAGGGCGACGACCCGCGGGCCCGGCATTCTGGGGGCTCCCCCGGTCGAGCTCTTCGGCGGGCGCCTGCTGTGGAGTGCGGGGCCGACCGGCCTGCCCGAGCCGCGGCACCGCTTCACCCTGCACGAGGAGGGTGAGGCCCACCTCCGCGCGCAGGCGGCCTCCCGGGCTCCGCGGCGGGCGGACTGATCCGGTCGCGGCGAACGGCCCGGACGGTGGCTCGCCGTCCGGGCCGTTCGCGTACCGGGGAGCCGCGCGGCTCAGCTGGGGAAGAGCTCGCCGATGATCAGCTTGGCGAGTTCGTTCGCGGGAGCGGTGCCGTCGGGCGACTGGTTGAGGTTGGCGAGGACGACGACGGTGGCGCAGCGCTTCGGGTCGTAGCCCATGAAGCTGGTGTAGCCGGGGATCTGGCCGTCGTGGCCGATGAAGCCGAAGAACTCGGCGACGGCGAGGCCGTAGCCGGGTGCGTCGGGGGCGTCGGAGGTGGGGACGAAGGTCAGCCGTTCCTTCTGGAGTTCGGGACTGAGCAGGGTGCCGGTGGCGAGGGCGGGGGCCCAGCGGCGCAGGTCGTCGACGGTGGACTCGGCGGCGCCGGCGGCCCAGGCCCAGGAGGCGTTGACGTGGGTGACGTCGTACGGGTTGCCCGCCGACCAGTCGGCCCAGGCGGCTTCCTTGCCGGTGAGGGTGGGGGCGGTGAGGCTCTCGACGTTGGTGATGAACTGGTGGCCGCGGGCGTGGGGGCTGGGGATGGAGTCGCCGTTGGCGAGGCTGGTGCCGTGCATGCCCACGCGGTTGAAGATCCGCTGCTCGAAGAGCTTGCCGAGCGGTTGGTGGGTGAGGTGTTCGGCGATCAGGCCGAGCAGCACCGTGTTGGTGTTGGAGTAGTGGAAGCCGGTGCCGGGCGGGAAGTAGGACGGGTGGGAGAACGCCAGGTCGAGGAGTTCCTGCGGGGTCCACTCCCGTTCGGGGTGCTCGTCGAGGCTGAGGTTGAAGCCGTAGTCCTCGGAGTAGTTGTACAGGCCGCTGGTCATGTTGAGCAGCTGGCGGATGGTGATGCGGTCGCCGTCGGGCACGCCGGGGTGGTGGGCGCTGACCGGGTCGTCGAGCTTCAGCAGGCCTTCCTGGACGAGCTGCAGGACGACGGTCCCGGTGAAGGTCTTGGTGATGCTGCCGACCCGCAGGTGGTCGCCGCGGTCGATCGGCTTGCCGGTGGTGAGGTCGCCGGTGCCGAGTTCGGTCGTCCAGGCCCCGGAGTCGGGCGTGGTGATCGAGACGAGCGCGCCGGGGATCCGCAGGCGCTGCATCAGCGCGATCATGTCCTGCGTGAGCCGGCCCGCGTACGCGGGCCGGTCGGCGGCCTTGGCCGCGGCGGCGGGCGCGGCGACCGGTGCGGGCGCGGCGGCCGCGGGCACGGCGACGGCGCAGGCCAGCGAGGCGGCCAGCAGCACCGCCCGCCACTGCCGCGCGTGCCGCTTGCCGGTCCGGGTTCCTGTCGTTCCGTTGTGCATGGGTACATCTAGCGCCGGGTTCCGGCCACGCCCCGGCGGTTGGGCCGTCGGAGGGCGTGGCGGAGCGGTGCCGCCCGGGGGGCGCCGGGCTACTGCTGGTTGCGGACCAGCAGCGACACGGTGAGGCCGGCGACCCGTCGGACCTCGGTGGGGGTGAAGTCGGCGCGCAGCGCGGCGGTCTGCTCGGCGGTGAGCTTCTGGTAGGGGTCGCCGCTGGTTCCGTTGGTGACGACCCAGATCCGGTGGGCCGTGCGCAGGCCGCCCTCCGGGACGCGGGACTCGACGGGGTAGAGGTCGTCCGCCTCCTCGGCGGAGCGCACCACGTAGGGCTGGGCGGGTTCGACGCCTTCCGGCAGGTAGTAGTCGAGTGCCGGGCCGATCATGAGCCAGGCTTCGAGCCCGCCGGCGGCGATCAGTTCGTCGCCGCTGCGGTAGCCGCGGGCGATGAGTTCGGCGGCGCCGCTGTAGTCGTTGGGCGAGTGGGCGGTCGTGCCGCGCACGCCGCGTTCGCGGGGTACCGCGAGGTGGGCGGGGTAGGCCACCAGGCCGACGGCGAGGACGGTGGCGGCGGCCCCGGACAGTGCGGTGTGCCGGGTGTCGGCCGCGCGGACCGCGCCGTACGCCGCCGCGACTCCGCCGCCGGCCGCGATCGCCCAGACCGGGACCGTGAACAGCAGGTAGCGGTCGGCGAAGTAGGAGGTGGTGCCCTGGGAGACGAGCCACACCAGCAGCACGGGGAGCGCGGCCAGCAGGACCAGTCGCGCGGTCACCGCGCGGGTGCCGGCGGCCGCACCGGGGAGGAGGAGTCCGAGCGCGACCAGGCCGAGGAGTGCGTACATCACCTGGTGGGCGCCGATCAGGCCCTGCCAGAAGAACTGCAGGTCCTCGGAGTCCGGCCGCTCGATCCAGGAGAGCTGCCGGCCGGCCTGCACCGTGCCGAGCACCACCAGCGGGACCACCGGCAGCACGGCCACCGCGACCGATGCCGCGTACGGCTTCAGGGCCCGCCGCCCGGCGGCGAGGACCAGGGGCAGTTGGCCGACCACGGCGACCAGCGACACCAGGTGCAGGACGCCGCCCACGGCCGTGCACACCGTGAAGCCGACCCACCAGCGCCACGAGGGCCGGTCGAGCGTGCGGTCCGCCGGCCGGTCCAGCGCCCGGACCAGGCACCACAGCGCGGCCGTCACCGCGCAGGCCACCAGCGCGTACGAGCGGGCCTCCTGCGCGTAGCGCGAGACGCTGGGAGCGACGGCCAGCAGCAGCCCGGCCGCCAGGCCGGCCGCCGGGCTGCGGAAGAGCCACTGCGCCATCATCGCGGTGAACCACGCCGTGCCGGCCATGGCGATCGCCGAGGGCAGTCGCAGCGCGGTCGGCGAGTCGCCGGCGAGTGCCGTCCAGCCGTGCAGCAGCAGGTAGTACGCGCCGTTGCTGGCGTCCACGTTCCCCAGCATCGCGAACAGGTCGCCGAGGCTGCGGCTGGCGGCGCTCCAGCTGGACACCTCGTCCCGCCACAGCTGCGGGGAGCCGATCCGCCACATCCCGACCAGCAGCACGGTGACCGCCGAGGCGCCGGCCGGCCAGTGCCTCACCGCCGCCGCCCTGACCCGTTCCGATGCCGCCCATGGCATGTCAAAAGCCGACAAGCCGCTGCTACTTCCCATTACTGCATGATAAGGGACCCGTGTGAGCAAATCGGACCGTCCGGGCCGTCGCGCGAGGCCGGGCCCCGCCGCGTGCGGCGGGGCCCGGCCTTCGTCCACGGTCGGTGCCGGGCGGTCAGCCGGGGGTGATCCGGCCGCGCCAGCCGCCGGTCTCGACGCCCCGCTCCTCCACGAAGGACTTGAAGCGCCGCAGGTCGCCCTTGATCCGCCGGTCGACCATGCCGGTCATGCTCGCGGCCTTCTCGGCGAAGCCCTCGGGCTCGAAGTCCATCGCCAGGCGGACGGTGGTGTGCCGGTCGTCGACGCGCTCGAAGGTCACCACGCCCATCTGCTGGACGTCGCCGCCGACGGTGCGCCAGGCGATCCTCTCGTCCGGCAGCTGGTCGACGATCTCGGTGTCGAACTCGCGGGTGACCCCGGCGACGGTGGTGCGCCAGTGGTTGTGGCGCTCGTCGAGCTGGGTGACCTCCTCGACGCCTTCCATGAAGCGGGGGAAGTCCTCGAACTGCGTCCACTGGTTGTAGGCGGTGTGCAGCGGGACGTCCACGTCAACGGATTCCTGGACCATGGTCATGCGGTTCCTCCGATCTCTCAGGCGACCTGCCGACGCCTCGTCTGCCCGGGCCCTCGGAACGCAAACCTCCGTTTCTCCGCCGGGTGCGGCGGACCGTGCACCACCGCACCTGCCCGGCCGCCCGGCCGCCCCACCGGGAAACGGCGCACCGCCCGGCCACGGCACCACCTGCTGGGCCCGCCGACGTACTCCGCCGTCGGCTGCGATCAACCCGTGGACGGCTCCGTCCCGGCCGGTGGACGCGGAGGCGGCCCGGTCCGGCGCGGCGTGGCGCGGCGTGGCGCGGCGGAGGCGGTTCGCTGCGCGCCCCGGTGCTGCGTTAGCCTCGATGCACCGTCACCCGGACGTCCTGGAGGTCGAGATGCGCCGCGCCGTCATCACCTTCCACGAGGTCGCGGAGCGGCAGCTCGCGGAGATGGACGAGGCGGCGCTGACCCGGCTCGATCCGCACCTCGGCGTGATCGCGGAGGACCCGGCGGGCGCCGGTGTCCAGCTGCGGCCGGACAGCCCGGTGCGGGAGTACGCGAAGGACGGCGTGCGCGTCGCGTACGTGGCGACGGTGCTCGGCACGATCGTCCTGGTCGCGTACGTCGAGGTCGGCTGAGGCACCCCTGCCCGCACGGCGGGCCGGTCACTCGAAGCGGGTGGTGTCCCCGGCTCCGCGCCGCACGATCTCCGGCTCGCCGCTGGAGAAGTCGACGACCGTGGTCGGTACGGTCCCGCAGTCGCCGGAGTCCACCACGGCGTCGAGCACGTGGTCGAGGCGCTCCTTGATCTCCCAGCCCTGGGTCATCGGCTCGGCCTCGTCGGGGAGCAGCAGGGTGCTGGAGACCAGGGGCTCGCCGAGCTCGGCGAGCAGCGCGCGGGTGACGGGGTGGTCGGGGATCCGTACGCCGACGGTCTTCTTCTTGGGGTGCAGCAGGCGGCGCGGCACCTCCTTGGTGGCGGGGAGGATGAAGGTGTAGCTGCCCGGCGTCGCGGCCTTCACGGCCCGGAAGACGTTGTTGTCGAGCTGGACGAACTGGCCGAGCTGCGCGAAGTCCTCGCACATCAGGGTGAAGTGGTGCCGCTCGTCCAGTCGCCGGATCGACCGGATCCGGTCCAGTCCGTCGCGGTTGTCCAGGCGGCAGCCCAGGGCGAAACAGGAGTCGGTCGGGTACGCGATCAGGGCGCCGGAGCGGAGGCTGGCGGCCACGGTGCCGATGGTGCGCGCTTGCGGGGTCTGCGGGTGCACGTCGAAGTACTTCGCCATTGGCCGACCATACGGGATCGCCGTGGTCCGTGGGCGCTCCGGCGGCTCCCGGCGTGCTGCCGGGCGCCCCGCGGCCGCCAGCTCGCCAGGTCAGCCGGCCGGCCCGCAGCGTTCGGTGTCGATCCCGGCGAGGGTGGCCTCGTCGTAGCGCGGGCCGTGGACGGTCGTGGCGTTCAGCACCGCGCCGGCCGCCTCCAGGGCCTCGGCGGGGACGGCGAGGTCGAGCACGGCCAGGTTCTCCTTCAGGTGGGCGACGGAGCGTGTGCCGGGGACGGCGAGCACGTGCGGGGCCCGGGAGAGGACCCAGGCCAGGGCCAGCTGCGCGAGGGTGCAGCCGGCGTCCCGGGCGGTGCCCGCCAGCCGGTGCCGCAGGGCCAGGTTGGCGGGGTAGTGGTCGGCGCCGAAGCGGGGCATGGCCCGGCGGATGTCCCCGGCGGGCAGGCGGTCCGGGGCGGGCGGCGCCGAGGTGAGGAAGCCGCGGGCGAGCGGGCTGAACGCGACCAGCGCGACGCCCAGTTCCCGGGTGGCCGCCAGGGTGCCTTCCTCGGGGTTGCGCGTCCAGAGGCTGTACTCGTTCTGCAGGGCGGCGATCGGGTGCACGGCGTGGGCGCGGCGCAGCGTGGCGGCGGACACCTCGGACAGTCCGAGGGCCCGCACCTTGCCGGCGGCGACCAGGTCGGCCATCGCCCCGACGCTCTCCTCGACCGGCACCCGCGGGTCGAGGCGGTGCAGGTAGTACAGGTCGATGGTGTCGGTGCGCAGCCGGGCGAGCGCCCGGTCCGCGGTGCGCCGCAGGGTCTCGGGCCGCCCGTCGACGACGCGCCGGCCGTCGACGCCGGTCATGCCGCACTTGCTGGCCAGCAGGACGCGGTCGCGGTGGCCGGCGAGCACCCGGCCGAGGAGTTCCTCGTTGGCGCCGAAGCCGTAGAGGGCGGCGGTGTCGAGGTGGGTGACGCCTTCGTCGAGCGCGGTGCGCAGCAGGTGCTCGGCGGCCTGCGGGGTGGGCGGGACGCCGTAGGCGTGGCTGAGGTTCATGCAGCCGAGGCCGAGCGCCGGGACCTCGAACGGCCCGATCCGGCGCGCGGCCGCGGCGGGCACGGCGTTCACGCGGTGCGGGCGGCGTCGAGCTGCCGCTCCAGGTCGGCCAGCGTCCGGTAGCAGTCGAGGACCTGGGCGACGGAGGAGTTCGGTTCGCGGCCCTCGCGGATGGCGGCGACGAACTCGCGGTCCTGCAGTTCGATGCCGTCGGTGGAGACGTCGACCGTGCTGACGTCGATCGGCTCGTCCTTGCCGGTGAGCAGGTCGTCGTAGCGGGCGAGGTAGGTGCCGGTGTCGCCGATGTAGCGGAAGAAGGTGCCGAGCGGCCCGTCGTTGTTGAAGGACAGCGAGAGGGTGCAGATGGCGCCGTTCTCGGCGCGCAGCTGGATCGACATGTCCATCGCGATGCCGAGCTCGGGGTGGATCGGGCCCTGGACCGCGTTGGCCTGCACGATCGGCGAGCCGGTCTGGTAGGCGAACAGGTCGACGGTGTGCGCGGCGTGGTGCCACAGCAGGTGGTCGGTCCAGGAGCGGGCCCGGCCGAGGGCGTTGAGGTTGCTGCGGCGGAAGAAGTGGGTCTGCACGTCCATCTGCTGGATCCGGTACTCCACTGCCTCGATCCGCCGGCGGACCCACTGGTGGCTGGGGTTGAAGCGCCGGGTGTGGCCGACCATCGCGACCAGGCCGGTGCGCCGCTGCGCGGCGTGGCAGGCCTCGGCGTCGGGCAGGGCGTCGGCGAGCGGGATCTCGACCTGGACGTGCTTGCCGGCCTCCAGGCAGGCGAGGGTCTGGGCGGCGTGCAGCGGGGTGGGCGTGGCCAGGACGACGGCGTCGACGTCGTCCATCGCGAGCACCTCGTCGAGGGAGGCGGCGGCGCGGTCGATGCCCTGCTCGGCGGCGAACTTCCGGGCGCTGTCGGGCGAGCTGCTGACGACGGCGGCAAGCTCGACGCCGTCGATCCGGCGCAGGGCGGCGGCGTGCTTGGCGCCGAAGGCGCCGCCTCCGGCAAGGGCGATGCGGACGGGCTGCTGGTCGGTCATGTCATTCCTCCGTACCGGGCGTCTCGGCCCGCGGGTGGTTCTCCAGGATCAGGTGGCCGACGGCGGTGTTGGACGCCGGCACGTGGTAGAAGCGGTGCTTGGTCTCGACCGTTCCGCCGCCGTCGACGTCGCTCATCGCGCCGCGGGCGATCAGCCACATGACGAGTTCGATGCCTTCGCTGCCGGCCTGTTCGACGTAGTCCAGGTGCGGCAGCCGGGCGAGGCCGGCGGGGTCGTCGATCAGCCGGTCGAGGAAGGCGTTGTCCCACTCCCGGTTGATCAACCCGGCTCGGGGGCCCTGCAGTTGGTGGCTCATCCCGCCGGTGCCCCAGACCTGGACGTTCAGCGGGCGGTCGTAGGACTCGACGGCCCGGCGCAGCGCCCGGCCGAGTTCGAAGCACCGGGCGCCGGAGGGCACCGGGTACTGCACCACGTTGACGTGGAACGGGATGACCTTGCACGGCCAGCGCTCGACGTCGCCGAACATCAGCGACAGCGGGACGGTCAGCCCGTGGTCGACGGTCATCTCGTTGACCAGGGTGAGGTCGAAGTCGTCGCGGATGAGGGAGTGGGCGATGTGCGCGGCCAGGTCGGGGTCGCCCTCGATGCCGGGCACGGGCCGCGGGCCGTAGCCCTCGTCGGCGGTGGCGTAGGCCGCGCCGGTGCCGAGCACGAAGGTCGGGATCAGCGACAGGTCGAAGGTGGAGGCGTGGTCGTTGTAGACCAGGAAGATGACGTCGGGGAGGTTCTCCCGCTGCCACTGCCGGCTGTACGCGTAGCCGTCGAACACCGGCTTCCAGTACGGCTCTTCGGTCTTGTGGTGGTCCATCGCGGCGCCGATCGCGGGCACGTGCGAGGTGAAGACCGCGCCGGTGATCACGGCGTGCTCGGCGGGCTGCGCCGGGTCGGCGTGGGCGGCCTCCAGGACGGCGTGGTCGATCCGGTTGCCCTCGACGGAGCGGCCGCCGGCGACCATCATGGCGCGGTACTCCTGCTCGGTCATGCCGGTCATCGAGCCCGCCATCTGCTGGAAGGAGAGCCCGAGCGTGGCACCCCACTTGGCGAGGAAGTAGATGTTGCCGCCCTCGCGCATCGCGGCGTTGAGGTCGCGGTCGAGCAGGGCCTGCTTCTGCTCCTCGCGCAGCGGCCAGGCGTCGAGGTAGGCGCGTTCGTCGGCGAGGTAGGCGGCGCGGTTCTCGGCGGTCATCAGCGACATGCAGAACTGGTTGAGGTGGTAGCCCTTGGCGGACTGCTCGGCGTCGAAGACGGTCGTCCCCGGCACCAGCCTGTAGGTCTTGTCCAGCGCCATGCCGGTCTCCAATCGTGAAGCTGGGAAGGTCAGTCGGCGTCCGGCCAGTAGAGGCGCGCCGGGTTGGCGACCAGCAGCTTGTGCTGCAGCTCGGCGGTGGGGGCGATGTGCGGGACGAAGTCGACCAGCAGACCGTCGTCGGGCATGTGGTCGGTGAGGTTGGGGTGCGGCCAGTCGGTGCCCCACAGCACCCGGTCGGGGAACTCCTCGACCACCCGGCGGGCGAACGGGACGACGTCGCGGTAGGCGTGCCGCTCGCCGTCGAGGGCGGGCGGGCCGTCGACCGAGAGCCGTTCCGGGCAGGTGACCTTGCACCAGATGTCGTCCCGGGCCCGCATCAGGTCGAGGAAGGCCCGGAACCCGGGGCCGTCGGGGTCGCGGGTGACGTCGGGGCGGCCCATGTGGTCGACGACCACCGGCACCGGGATCGAGAGCAGGAAGTCGCGCAGTTCGGCGAGGTCGGCGGCCTCGAAGTAGACGACGGCGTGCCAGCCCAACGGTGCGATCCGCTCGGCGACGTCCAGCAGGTCCTGCGGTGGGGCGGCGTCGACCAGCCGCTTGACGAAGTTGAACCGCACGCCGCGCACCCCGGCCTCGTGCAGCTCGCGCAGCTCCGCGTCCGTGACCTCGGGCCGGACGGTGGCCACGCCCCGGGCGCGCCCGCCGGAGGCCCGCAGCGCGTCGACCATGGCGCGGTTGTCGGCGCCGTGGCAGGTGGCCTGCACCACGACGTTGCGCGTGAAGCCCAGGTGGTCGCGCAGCGCGAAGAGCTGCTCCTTGGACGCGTCGCAGGGGGTGTACTTGCGCTCGGGGGCGTACGGGAACGCGGCGCCGGGGCCGAAGACGTGGCAGTGCGCGTCGACGGCGCCCGCGGGCAGCTCGAAGGCGGGGCGGCTCGGGCCGGCGTACCAGTCCAGCCAGCCGGGGGTCTTCTCGAAGCTCATGGTCACCGGTCCTCGTAGCGCAGTCCGAGCTCGGCCAGCGGGCCGCGCATGCCGTAGACGTCCAGGCCGAGTTCGCCGGCCCGGAAGCGGGCGCGCTTGCCCTCCTCGGCGGCCTCGCGCT from Kitasatospora terrestris includes the following:
- a CDS encoding serine hydrolase domain-containing protein; amino-acid sequence: MHNGTTGTRTGKRHARQWRAVLLAASLACAVAVPAAAAPAPVAAPAAAAKAADRPAYAGRLTQDMIALMQRLRIPGALVSITTPDSGAWTTELGTGDLTTGKPIDRGDHLRVGSITKTFTGTVVLQLVQEGLLKLDDPVSAHHPGVPDGDRITIRQLLNMTSGLYNYSEDYGFNLSLDEHPEREWTPQELLDLAFSHPSYFPPGTGFHYSNTNTVLLGLIAEHLTHQPLGKLFEQRIFNRVGMHGTSLANGDSIPSPHARGHQFITNVESLTAPTLTGKEAAWADWSAGNPYDVTHVNASWAWAAGAAESTVDDLRRWAPALATGTLLSPELQKERLTFVPTSDAPDAPGYGLAVAEFFGFIGHDGQIPGYTSFMGYDPKRCATVVVLANLNQSPDGTAPANELAKLIIGELFPS
- a CDS encoding glycosyltransferase family 39 protein; this encodes MRHWPAGASAVTVLLVGMWRIGSPQLWRDEVSSWSAASRSLGDLFAMLGNVDASNGAYYLLLHGWTALAGDSPTALRLPSAIAMAGTAWFTAMMAQWLFRSPAAGLAAGLLLAVAPSVSRYAQEARSYALVACAVTAALWCLVRALDRPADRTLDRPSWRWWVGFTVCTAVGGVLHLVSLVAVVGQLPLVLAAGRRALKPYAASVAVAVLPVVPLVVLGTVQAGRQLSWIERPDSEDLQFFWQGLIGAHQVMYALLGLVALGLLLPGAAAGTRAVTARLVLLAALPVLLVWLVSQGTTSYFADRYLLFTVPVWAIAAGGGVAAAYGAVRAADTRHTALSGAAATVLAVGLVAYPAHLAVPRERGVRGTTAHSPNDYSGAAELIARGYRSGDELIAAGGLEAWLMIGPALDYYLPEGVEPAQPYVVRSAEEADDLYPVESRVPEGGLRTAHRIWVVTNGTSGDPYQKLTAEQTAALRADFTPTEVRRVAGLTVSLLVRNQQ
- a CDS encoding SRPBCC family protein — its product is MTMVQESVDVDVPLHTAYNQWTQFEDFPRFMEGVEEVTQLDERHNHWRTTVAGVTREFDTEIVDQLPDERIAWRTVGGDVQQMGVVTFERVDDRHTTVRLAMDFEPEGFAEKAASMTGMVDRRIKGDLRRFKSFVEERGVETGGWRGRITPG
- a CDS encoding L-threonylcarbamoyladenylate synthase encodes the protein MAKYFDVHPQTPQARTIGTVAASLRSGALIAYPTDSCFALGCRLDNRDGLDRIRSIRRLDERHHFTLMCEDFAQLGQFVQLDNNVFRAVKAATPGSYTFILPATKEVPRRLLHPKKKTVGVRIPDHPVTRALLAELGEPLVSSTLLLPDEAEPMTQGWEIKERLDHVLDAVVDSGDCGTVPTTVVDFSSGEPEIVRRGAGDTTRFE
- a CDS encoding aldo/keto reductase, translated to MNAVPAAAARRIGPFEVPALGLGCMNLSHAYGVPPTPQAAEHLLRTALDEGVTHLDTAALYGFGANEELLGRVLAGHRDRVLLASKCGMTGVDGRRVVDGRPETLRRTADRALARLRTDTIDLYYLHRLDPRVPVEESVGAMADLVAAGKVRALGLSEVSAATLRRAHAVHPIAALQNEYSLWTRNPEEGTLAATRELGVALVAFSPLARGFLTSAPPAPDRLPAGDIRRAMPRFGADHYPANLALRHRLAGTARDAGCTLAQLALAWVLSRAPHVLAVPGTRSVAHLKENLAVLDLAVPAEALEAAGAVLNATTVHGPRYDEATLAGIDTERCGPAG
- a CDS encoding Gfo/Idh/MocA family oxidoreductase, encoding MTDQQPVRIALAGGGAFGAKHAAALRRIDGVELAAVVSSSPDSARKFAAEQGIDRAAASLDEVLAMDDVDAVVLATPTPLHAAQTLACLEAGKHVQVEIPLADALPDAEACHAAQRRTGLVAMVGHTRRFNPSHQWVRRRIEAVEYRIQQMDVQTHFFRRSNLNALGRARSWTDHLLWHHAAHTVDLFAYQTGSPIVQANAVQGPIHPELGIAMDMSIQLRAENGAICTLSLSFNNDGPLGTFFRYIGDTGTYLARYDDLLTGKDEPIDVSTVDVSTDGIELQDREFVAAIREGREPNSSVAQVLDCYRTLADLERQLDAARTA
- the ligA gene encoding protocatechuate 4,5-dioxygenase subunit alpha, with translation MALDKTYRLVPGTTVFDAEQSAKGYHLNQFCMSLMTAENRAAYLADERAYLDAWPLREEQKQALLDRDLNAAMREGGNIYFLAKWGATLGLSFQQMAGSMTGMTEQEYRAMMVAGGRSVEGNRIDHAVLEAAHADPAQPAEHAVITGAVFTSHVPAIGAAMDHHKTEEPYWKPVFDGYAYSRQWQRENLPDVIFLVYNDHASTFDLSLIPTFVLGTGAAYATADEGYGPRPVPGIEGDPDLAAHIAHSLIRDDFDLTLVNEMTVDHGLTVPLSLMFGDVERWPCKVIPFHVNVVQYPVPSGARCFELGRALRRAVESYDRPLNVQVWGTGGMSHQLQGPRAGLINREWDNAFLDRLIDDPAGLARLPHLDYVEQAGSEGIELVMWLIARGAMSDVDGGGTVETKHRFYHVPASNTAVGHLILENHPRAETPGTEE
- a CDS encoding amidohydrolase family protein; amino-acid sequence: MSFEKTPGWLDWYAGPSRPAFELPAGAVDAHCHVFGPGAAFPYAPERKYTPCDASKEQLFALRDHLGFTRNVVVQATCHGADNRAMVDALRASGGRARGVATVRPEVTDAELRELHEAGVRGVRFNFVKRLVDAAPPQDLLDVAERIAPLGWHAVVYFEAADLAELRDFLLSIPVPVVVDHMGRPDVTRDPDGPGFRAFLDLMRARDDIWCKVTCPERLSVDGPPALDGERHAYRDVVPFARRVVEEFPDRVLWGTDWPHPNLTDHMPDDGLLVDFVPHIAPTAELQHKLLVANPARLYWPDAD